GTCCGTCCGGCTCTCTAACGATATCACAAGCCACTAGGCTGGTATTAAGAAAAAATGTCTTTATCATGTTTTGCACGATGATTAATTGTTGTGTATCTTTTTTGCCCATGTAAACGCTATTTGCACGAGTTAGGCGAAATAGCTTGTTTAGCACCCTTAAGACGCCATCAAAGTGTCCAGGTCTAGTTTTGCCCTCTAAGATGGCTGAAAATTTCTTTGGAGCGACGATTAGAGGTTCATCTTCAAAGTAAAGTTCACCAGCATCTGGAATAAAAATAGCACTAACGCCATTTTGCTCGCAAATTTTAATGTCGTTTTGCTCGTTTCTTGGATATTTGTCTAGATCTTCGCCTGGTAAAAATTGAGTTGGATTAACGAATGTTGAGACGATGCTTATCTCGTTTTCGCTCACGCATTTTTTGATAAGGCTAATGTGTCCGTCATGAAGTGCGCCCATGGTTGGCACAAAACCGATCTTTGCGCTTGTGCTAGAGACGAAATTTTGAAGTTCTTTTATAGTTCTTATGATTTGCATATTTGACTCTTTTTATCTAAATTTTAACTTGGCATTGTAACAAAAAAGGATTAAAAGGGCGTAAATTTAAAAATGTAAGCAACTTTTGGCTAAAATCGGCAAAAATTTTTGGAGAAAAACTTGGATAGTTACGAATACAACGAGCTTTTAAAGAAGCTACAAACAAAAGTTGAAAACATAGGCTCTATCGTAAAGCCTGAAGAGATCAAGGCTAGACTAAAAGAGATCGAGGCCACCGAGCAAGATCCTGATTTTTGGCAAGATATCGCAAGAGCAGGGGCACTAAATAAAGAAAAAACTAAAATTTCAAACATGCTTGCAAAATTTAACGATGCTAATCAGGCAGTAAGCGATGCAAAGGAGCTTTTTGAGCTAGCAAATTCTGAAAATGACGAAGAGACTATAAATTCTCTTTTTGATGACGCTAAAAATTTAGATGAAAAGATAGTAAATCTTGAAATTTCTATGCTTTTAAGCGGCGAAGATGATGGCAAAAATGCGATCGTATCGATCCACCCTGGAGCTGGCGGCACTGAGAGTAACGACTGGGCGAGTATGCTTTATAGGATGTATCTTAGATTTTGCGAGCGCGAGGGTTTTAAGGTCGAGACTCTTGACTTTCAAGAGGGCGATGAGGCAGGGCTAAAGGACGTGAGCTTTATTGTAAAAGGTGAAAATGCTTATGGATATTTCAAAGCAGAAAATGGTATCCATAGGCTCGTTCGTACAAGCCCATTTGATAGTGCAGGGCGCCGTCATACAAGCTTTTCAAGTGTCATGGTAAGCCCTGAGATAGATGATGATATAGAGATCGAGATCGAAGAGAAAGATCTAAAGATAGATACTTATAGAGCTAGTGGCGCAGGCGGTCAGCACGTAAACAAGACTGAATCTGCCATCCGCATCACGCATATACCAACTGGCATCGTCGTGCAGTGCCAAAACGACCGCAGTCAGCACAAAAATAGAGCTACAGCGATGAAAATGTTAAAATCACGCCTTTACGAGCTTGAGCTGATGAAGCAGCAAGAAGCGAGTAATAGCGTCGAAAAGAGTGAGATCGGCTGGGGGCATCAGATAAGATCATATGTGCTTTTCCCGTATCAGCAAGTAAAAGACAACCGCAGCGGCGAGGCATACTCACAAACTGATGCGATACTTGATGGAGATATCAAAAAGATGATAGAAGGCGTCTTGATCGCTCAAAAGGCTGAGGCGTAGTAAATTTATAAAAAGAGATGAGAACTAAAATTTTATCTCTTTTAGCTTTGCACAAGCTTCTTCTTTGTCTTTAAAACAAGCCTCATCAAGATAAATTCTAGCTTTTTTATAGTCATTTTTGCCTAGATAGATAAGCCCTAGATCGTAGCTAGCCTCGCTTGAGCCAAGGCTTGTAGCTTTTTCATAAAAATATATCGCTTTTTCTAAATTTTTATTGACCCCAAGGCCGTATTCGTATATATATCCAGCACTTCTTAGTCCGTCTATGTTGCCGTATCTGCCAGCTGTCTCAAACCAAAAAAGTGCCCTTAAGATATCCTTGCTAAAGCCTTTGCCGTCACGAAAGCAAATGCCAGTTTGCTGCATGGCTAGAACATTTCCATCTTTTGCGTAGTCGTAAAATCTCTTGCAAGCTTTTGGATAGTTACCTTCATTGTATAGATATATAGCATCTGCTATTTGTTCGACCTCTGGATCAAGTGGTGGCTCGCTAAGGCCAAAATTTTGTGAAATTTGATCTAACGAACATCCCCAAAATAGCAAAACACTAAACACAAAAATGATAAATTTTTTCATATTTGTCCTTGAAAATTTAGGCGATTTTATCCAATTTTATCTTATAATGCCCGAAAATTTTAAGCAAAAGGAACGATATGGATCATAATGCACTTTTAATCCAGCTTGGCTATAACGTCAATGAAACGACCACTGCTCAAATGTGTAGAATTTTAAACAATACTGATGGTCTTTTGCCAAAGAGCATAATTGAACTAAATGATCATTTAAAGCCACACCTTTGTTTTGTGGCGATGAGTGGAAGTGAAGATAGACTAAAGATAAAAAATGTAGCTACCGTTAATGAAATAAAAGAGCGAGTTGATGAGATTATAAAAAACTGGGCTAATAAATATAAAATGGAGCTAAAAAAGATAAATGAAACAACTTACTATATAATGGGAAAGATAAGGGACTGAAAATGAAATATGATATTGTAATTATTGGTTTTGGAAAAGCTGGCAAAACGCTAGCGGTTAAAGCTGCCGCACTTGGCAAAAAAGTGGCTCTTGTAGAGAGATCGCCAAAGATGTATGGAGGCACTTGCATAAATGTTGGCTGCATACCAACCAAACGTCTAATAACAGCCGCTAAAGAGGCAAAATTTGTAAATAATAGCGTTGAAAGCGAATATTACACGCTTAGCGTGGAAAATAAAAATAAGCTAATCTCAGCTTTGAATGCTAAAAACTATGCAATGCTAAATGATAAAGAAAATATCGATGTGATCGATGGTGTTGGCTCATTTGCTAGTGAAAATAGTGTACTTGTAACAACGCCAAGCGGCGAGAAAAAGATAATAGAGGGCGACTTTATCATTATAAATAGTGGCTCAAAAGAAGTAGATGCTCCTTTTGAGGTTGTAAGCTCAAATGTATTTTCAAGCCAAACTTTGCTTGATCTAAAAAATTTACCAAAGCATTTTGTCATTATCGGTAGTGGTTTTATCGGTATAGAGTTTGCATCGATGTTTGCAAATTTTGGCTCAAAAGTGACTATCATAGGGCGTTCAAAACTACTTAAAAACGAAGATGATGATATAGCTAATAGCGTAAAAGAAGCTCTTAGAGTCCAAGGCGTTGAAATTTTAGAGGGTTGCGAGATAGAGTGCATTAAAGAAAATGTATTAAATTTCAAGCAAAATGGCGAGCAAAGATGCCTTAGAGCTGATGCATTTTTGCTCGCGCTTGGCAGAGTGGCAAATGTGGATGATTTAAATTTAAAAGCTGCTGGAGTTGAGCTAAATGAAAAAGGCTTTATAAAGACAAATGAAAATCTTCAAACAAATATGCCAAACATCTATGCGGTAGGCGACGTGCGCGGCGGAGAGCTTTTTACTTACACGAGCTTGGATGATTTTAGGATAGTTTATTCACAAATTTTTGGTGATAAAAAGAGAAATACCAAAAATAGAAGTATTCATGCAAATGTGCTATTTACCGACACTCCATTAGCAAGAGTTGGAGTAAATGCAAAAGAGGCTAGCAAGCTTGGGCTAAATTTTAAAGAGCTAAAGCTTAGCATGGCAACAGTACCAGGCGCAAAAGTCCTAAATCACGATGTAGGTATGCTAAAAGCTATCGTTGATGCACAAAGCGGCGAAATTTTGGGTGCTAGCTTTCACTGCATCTATGCAAATGAGCTGATAAATGAAATCGCAATTGCAATGAATTTAAAAGCAAATGCAAATTTCTTTAAAAATCAAATTTTCACTCATCCAAGTATCAGTGAAGCACTAAATGACTTATTTGGACAATTTTAAAAGGAAAAGAATGAAAAAATATTTATTGCTTTTATCGGCTTTATTTTTCACTGGCTGCTTAAATGTGATTGGTGTAGGACAAAAACAAGATGATTCGTGGCAGCAGCCAAAGGATGAAAAAATAGTGCAAAATAAAGAGCAAATTTCAAGAAATGCGATCGAAATTTTAATACCAAAATGCGAAGAAGGCGATGCGGAAGCTTGCAATGATTTGGGTGTAAATTACGAGCTTTTAAAAGAATATGAAAACGCTTTAACAAATTATAAAAAAGCTTGCGATGCGAAAGTGCAGCTTGCTTGCTCAAACCTTGGCATGCTCTATGAAAACGGCCTTGGCGTGAAAAAAGATCCAAAAAAAGCGGTCGAAATTTACAAAGATAGCTGCAACAGTGGCGGTGTGCAAGCTTGCTATCATTTAGGCAATGCTTATAGAAAAGGTGAGATCGTTAAGCGAGATTATTACTTAGCAATGCAAGCTTATACAAATGCATGCAATGCTGGCGATTTGCCAAGTTGTGCCAATATCGGAGCGATGTATGAGCTTGGTCTTGGTGTCAATAAAGATGAAAAAAGGGCTTATGGAATTTATAAAGTCGCTTGCTTTCGTGGGCTAAGCAAGGCATGTCCGCAGATGAAAAGACTAGGTACAAAGCTGGGAATGTAAGTGAAAAAGGTCTTAAATTTTGGTCTTATTTTGGCTATGGGCTTTATACTTAGTGGTTGCTGGTCGTGGCAAAAGATGGTGAGCTTTGGCTTTTGGCAAAGTGATGAGGAGGTTAGGGCGGAACGTCTTGAGCTTGAAAAAGAGAAGATGATGCAAAACTGCGAGGGTGGAAATAGCATCGACTGCAACAATTTAGCTGTAAATTTTAGCAACGAAAAAGACTTCATAAAAGCAAAAGGCTACTACGAAAAAGCTTGCAATGCTGGTCTTGCGACGGCTTGTTCAAATTTAGGCCAAATTTATGAGCAAGGGCTTGTTGATGAACAAAAAGATATCCAAAAGGCTCTAAAACTTTATAAACTAGCTTGTGATAGCGGTGATGGCGTTGGCTGCTATAACGAGGCTATGGGGCTAAAATCTTACATCGAAAGCGAAAATTTAAAAACTCATAAGATAGATAGAAATAAGGCTGAGGCTAGAGTTTTAAAGCTTTTGGCTAAGAGCTGCGAGCTTGAGTACGCTCAGTCGTGCTTTTTGCTTGCAAAGCTAAGCGGCAATGAAGCAAAGGCAGACACACTTTACAAAAGAGCCTGCCAACTTGGCAAATGTGTGGATAAAAAGTAATACTAGTCAAAATACTATTCTAAAAATTCGTAATAAATCAACAAAGGCTCTTTTTGAGCCTTTTAAAATTTGATGTTTTATTTGAGAAATTCTAAAAATGCCTCCAAGCGTGTGCAAATCTGGCCAACATACATCTTGTTTGGAGTAGTCAGTTTCAAGACTCATATAGCTTACACTAGCTTCTTTGCTGGCTTCTTTTATCTTGTTTGTTTCTATTGCACAAGTGTGACAGCCACTTAAAACGATGTCTATTACATCATCTGCTTTATATTCATCTACAAATTTTTAATAACGTCAGATATTGCGTCGTTTTTGTATATTACAGAACAGGGTATCTTTAAGTAACGTTTGGCGATATTTTCTACAAGGTCGCCTTATGTACTCATATTATTTTTAAATTTTTAGTTCCTATACAGTTTTCAAAAACTACTACATCCGCTTCTACACTTACCCTTCCATACCCAGTGGCTGTGATTTAGGCATACTGATAGCCTTTTTGTTCTAAAATTTCTTTTATATCGCGTACTATTTTTATGGCACTAAAACTACTTGATAACAAAATAGATTACAAAAATTATCTTGAACATCTAGTATCACTACTTTTGTAGATGTTGAGCTTATATCAATACCGATGAAATACATAAATTTATGTCTATAAAAATATAATTTCTATAACTAAGAACTTTAGAGAAATGTTATCTATTTGTAGCTTTTTTAAATAAAATCTAAAATTTTACTTCAACCCAAAGACTTTTATATTAAAAGTAGTATGGATTTTATCCTTTTCGCCTTTCATGACGATAGGAAATTCGGTCTTTACGATACTGTCATAGCTGCTAAGCGCATCTAAAAAGTCATAAAATTTTTGCGGTGTCCTTAGAGAGCTAGTTACATTTAGGCGAAATCTGAAAAATTTCTCACTAGCGTTATTATCACTTTCTTCTATTTTACTAAGGCTTACTTCACTGAAAAATTTAGAGGCAAATTCTATAAATTTATCTTTATCAAATTTAGTATCAAAAGCTGAAATGATAGCCCCATCTTTTTGTTTAGTTGCTTCAAGGGCTTTAAATTTGGCTTCAAATTCATTTTTTACTTTTGCATAAGATGAGGTTTGTGAATAATTTTGTCTAGTTAGGCTTTTAAATTCTTTTATATTTGGCACGATAAAACCAAATATCATAATGAAGCAAACTATAATAAAAGCAAATATAAAAAGTAAAAGCTTGACGGGATCTATTTTTTCTAAGCTCGTATCTTTTTTACTCATTATATCCCTCAGAATTATCAATTTTATTTGTACTTATAAAGCCATACCAGCCGTTTTTACTTTGATAAAAGCTAGTATTAGAAGTCGTAAAAATAGATCTTAAAGGTGAAGCTAGAAGCTGATTAAATACATCTTTTGTCGGCGTTATACCACGAATGATGAGTGAGTTTTTATCCATAAAAACCTCTTCAAGCGTTATGCTGTCAGGCACTAGATCAAAAAGATTGTGCAAGCTTTGCTTGAGAATAGAATTTGACGTGAAAATATCATTTGCAGATTCTATTTGTACAGCTAGTTTAGCCGAAATTTCATCTGTTGTGACTATTTTTTGACTAAGTTCTTTTTGCTCATTTGATAAAAAATTTATATTTTTTTCAATTGAATAATTTTTATAAAGTATAAAGAAATTTGTTGCCAAAAGAGCTACAAACACAAAGCTTATAAGGCTTAGCCAAATTTTGCTAAAGATAGATATAAGTGGTCTTGGTTCTGGAGCAATAAAGCTAAATCTCATAATATTATCTCTTCTTGCATGATTTCATTCATAATATGATTTGTATTCACTGGATACACTGAAGTCTCCACTAAAAGCTCGGATTGCAGATATTGTAAAAAGGTTGCACTTGTTTTTGTATTTTCAAAAACAATGATTTGTTCAATAAAATCACCGCCGTATAGAGGATTTTCGTAAAATTCTTTTACAGCCTTTACGATGTAATCAAACATCTTCATGTCATACCCAAAAATAGCAACCGATTTTTCTACATTTGTAGAAACTGGCATATTTAGTTCATAATTTAGATCTTCAAATTCTTTTGGCTTATCATCACTTAAAAAATCATCTAAACTTTTAAAATCATCAAGCGATGTTGCGTCATTTTCTTCTTTAATGATTAAGTTGTCAATATCTGTTATATCTTCTTCTTTTAGGCTTTCAGCTTCCTGGTTGGTTTCCTCAATGCCAGACATATTTAAAAAAGTGGATAATTTCATTTGTTTATCTTTAAATATCGCAAGTGTAAATGAATGTGCATGGATATAAAGATAAAGTGTAGTTTTTGGAGAAATTCCGCGTTTTAAAAGCTCGTGAAAGAGTAGGGAGATAGGTGAGTAGATGAGATCTACACTATCTTGTCCAAATAAATTTTTATATTTTTTTATAGCATTTAAATTTGCATAAATACTCCAGCTATCCTGCATGATAAGGCTTGTAAGATTTTTAGTATTTATATTAAATTTTTTGTATTCGTCAAAGCTAACACTAGGAAGCGCGCCTTGCGAGTCGTCGTTAAAAAAAACTGAAACATATACACCAAAATATGCTTTTTCTTGCTCTTCTATATATTTTATGATTTTTTCATCGATGCTATCAATATTTATGTCTGTAAATTTGGCATTTATGGTTTTTAAAAGTTTGCCATTTCTAAAGACCTGACCGAAGAATATGCACTCATTGCCCTCCAACACGACGCTTAAAAAAAGGTTAGAAAAAAGCTTTTTGACGCTAAAAGACATAAATCTCCTAAAATTAGTGCATAATTTTCGTTATGGTAGCTAAAAAGGGATTAAATAAGTTTAAAACAGCTCGTTTTTAAGCTTAACGAAAATCTCTTTTGTATTTAAAGCTTCATTTTTTAGCTCACTATCAAGTAAGGCTGAGTTTTTAAGGTCGTCAAAATCCTCTATCATCACATCACACATCATTTTGATGCGCTCATTATCAACCTTGCTGACGCTACTTTGGCTCATTTTTTTGATACGCTCAAGATACTCTTTGCCATTTTTTATGTATGAGCTAAATTTGATAGCAGCCTTGCTTTGATTTAGTACGGTGTTTGCCATTTTGTTATAAATATCTATATCAAGGGCTTTTTGGCTTAAAATTAGAGCTTTTTCGTACTCTTTGCTTTCATAATAAAATTTCGCTTCAAGCGCGAGCTTGTATGAGTTGTCGCTGTAAAAAAATAGACCAAATAAAGTGACTATAAAAATGGCTATAAAGATAGAAAATTTATTTTTCATAAATTTCATCCAAAATTTCTTTTATCTCGTCGCTGATTTGTGGATTTTTATGCGCGTACTTTTTCCACCAAATTTTTAAATTTGACCTAAAATCCTCTTGGTTTTGCTCCACACTCTTACCGCCGTCATTTTGTGAGGCTTGCCAAAGTTCGTTTTGTATCTTTTCTTTGGCTGCTTTTTGCCCTAAATTTGCCACATTAAAAGGAGCTGAGAGGCTAAAATTTATAGTTGAAAATGGCTTTGGAAGTATCATCTTATCCCAGCTTTTAAACTCCCAAAATGAGCTTGCTTCAAAATTTAAAGCATAAATCTCACAAGATGACTTTTGCGCGATCACCGCAGCTCCGTCTGCCACGCTGTGTCTTGGTCCGCGTGGGCCGTCTGGCGTGATGATGACGTCGTGACCCTGCTTTATCTCTCTTAAAGCTTCTATTAGCGCTCTTGCGCCGCCTTTTGAGCTGCTACCTCTAATGGTACCGATGCCAAAAAATTTGATTATTCTAGTGATGAGCTCACCATCTTTGTGGTCACTGATTATCACTTTACCTTGTTTTCTATTTTGTCTGCTCCACCAGTGTCTATAAGCAAAGCTCATAAAGCTAAGGCGCCCGTGCCAAAAGACGACGACGCAGCCATTTTGTGGTAAGAAATTTGGAGTGTAGCTTTTTTTGCAGGTTAGAAAAATGAGCCACATCAAAATGTAGATGAAAAAGATGCCAACGTTTAAGGCGACTTTTTCAAATGTGTTTTTAAATTTGTAGCTCGCCATACAAAACCATTCGTTTTGGATTTGTGATTTTTACTTTTTGAGTAGTGCCAAGAAGCTCTTCACTACCATCAACTTGAACCAAAAAGTTGTTAAAACTTCGTCCAGCAACGCCGCCGTTTGCTCTTAGCTCTTCAAAATATACATCAAAAATTTTATCTTTTTGTGCCGCCACGATCTCGTCTAAAATTTCGTTATGGCGATTTTGTAGGCGAGTAAGCCTTGCTGAAGCCGTTTTGTCATCTATTTGATTTGTAAAAGTAGCTGCCTTTGTAAGCGGACGAGGAGAATACTTAAAGCTAAAAATTTGCTCAAATCTAACTTGCTCAAGCACGTCCATCGTATCTTCAAATTCACTATCGCTCTCGCCTGGAAATGCGACGATAATGTCAGTTGAGATGCTAACATCTGGGCACATCTTTCTAAGTCTTAATGCACGGTCTAAAAACCACTCTTTTGTGTATCCGCGCTTCATCTCGCGTAAAACTTTGGTATTTCCGCTTTGAAGTGGCATGTGCATTGATTTACAAATTTTTGGATTATTAGTGAAAATTTCAAGAAATTTATCATCCATGTGAAGTGGGTGCGGACTTGTAAATCTTATCCTCTCAACGCCCTCTATCTCGCTTATCTTTACTAGCAGGTCGCTAAAATCGATATTTTCTTGCATGCCTGAAAATCTTTTGCCGTAGTTATTGACATTTTGCCCTAGTAAAAATATCTCTTTTGCGCCGGTACTTGCAGCTTTTTCTACCTCTTTTAAGATGAGGCTTGAAGGGATAGAAATTTCATCGCCTCTGGTGTGTGGGACGATGCAGTAGGTGCATTTTTTATCGCAGCCGATCGAGATGTTTATGTGGCTTTTATATGGTGAGCCTCTAAACTCGCCAAATGCGTATTCGCTCTCGTCGTGGTTGATGTCGGTTGAGATAAATTTAGGCGTATTTACCGCCTTTGTGATCTTGCTAACATTTCTAGCGCCAAGGACAAAATCAACATAAGGTGCGCGCTTAAAAATTTCGCTACCCAAATGGCTTGCAGTGCAGCCACAAACGCCTATTTTAGCCCCTCTTTTTTTAGCTTTTTCAAAGGCTCCGACCTCGCTAAAGAGCTTATGAACTGGCTTTTCACGAACCGAGCAAGTATTTATAAGGATTAAATCAGCTTCATCTATGTTTTGTGTTAAGGAGTAGTCTTCTTTTTGTGAGAGCTCGGCTATGATATGCTCGCTGTCACGAACATTCATAGCACAGCCTAAAGTTTGGATAAAGAGTTTTTTACTCATTAAAGTATATGCACTTCATACATGTAGTCGCTATCATCAAGTCCGTATTTTACGGTTCTGTGATAAACGCTTAGCCCTTTTTCTTCAAAATGCTCGACTAAGGCGATTAGTTGTTTGTGTGTGTTTTCTTTATCAAAATAAAAAATTTTCTGACCCTCTTTTTCGACAGCTGCCTCTATTTTTTCTAGTGAAATCGTTTTTGGTTTTGCGTCTAATTCGGCTCTTGCAAGTTTTAGCTCCATTTTTAATCCTTTCAAAATCTTAAATTTTAATCGGTCAATATATCCAAAACATCATAAAAAAAGGATTAAATAAAAGTTAATAATAAGCTTAAAGTTATTAAAAGTATGGCTTATGTATAATTTCAAAACTTCACGAAAA
The DNA window shown above is from Campylobacter concisus and carries:
- a CDS encoding pantoate--beta-alanine ligase; its protein translation is MQIIRTIKELQNFVSSTSAKIGFVPTMGALHDGHISLIKKCVSENEISIVSTFVNPTQFLPGEDLDKYPRNEQNDIKICEQNGVSAIFIPDAGELYFEDEPLIVAPKKFSAILEGKTRPGHFDGVLRVLNKLFRLTRANSVYMGKKDTQQLIIVQNMIKTFFLNTSLVACDIVREPDGLALSSRNVYICDEDKCNALRLSRSLNKAQNLIQNGEEDTSEIKTKMLEVLEPLKVDYVAITDRNLNEISKIEKENTIILVAAYVDKTRLIDNIWI
- a CDS encoding peptide chain release factor 2, whose protein sequence is MDSYEYNELLKKLQTKVENIGSIVKPEEIKARLKEIEATEQDPDFWQDIARAGALNKEKTKISNMLAKFNDANQAVSDAKELFELANSENDEETINSLFDDAKNLDEKIVNLEISMLLSGEDDGKNAIVSIHPGAGGTESNDWASMLYRMYLRFCEREGFKVETLDFQEGDEAGLKDVSFIVKGENAYGYFKAENGIHRLVRTSPFDSAGRRHTSFSSVMVSPEIDDDIEIEIEEKDLKIDTYRASGAGGQHVNKTESAIRITHIPTGIVVQCQNDRSQHKNRATAMKMLKSRLYELELMKQQEASNSVEKSEIGWGHQIRSYVLFPYQQVKDNRSGEAYSQTDAILDGDIKKMIEGVLIAQKAEA
- a CDS encoding type II secretion system protein; translation: MDHNALLIQLGYNVNETTTAQMCRILNNTDGLLPKSIIELNDHLKPHLCFVAMSGSEDRLKIKNVATVNEIKERVDEIIKNWANKYKMELKKINETTYYIMGKIRD
- a CDS encoding pyridine nucleotide-disulfide oxidoreductase, which gives rise to MKYDIVIIGFGKAGKTLAVKAAALGKKVALVERSPKMYGGTCINVGCIPTKRLITAAKEAKFVNNSVESEYYTLSVENKNKLISALNAKNYAMLNDKENIDVIDGVGSFASENSVLVTTPSGEKKIIEGDFIIINSGSKEVDAPFEVVSSNVFSSQTLLDLKNLPKHFVIIGSGFIGIEFASMFANFGSKVTIIGRSKLLKNEDDDIANSVKEALRVQGVEILEGCEIECIKENVLNFKQNGEQRCLRADAFLLALGRVANVDDLNLKAAGVELNEKGFIKTNENLQTNMPNIYAVGDVRGGELFTYTSLDDFRIVYSQIFGDKKRNTKNRSIHANVLFTDTPLARVGVNAKEASKLGLNFKELKLSMATVPGAKVLNHDVGMLKAIVDAQSGEILGASFHCIYANELINEIAIAMNLKANANFFKNQIFTHPSISEALNDLFGQF
- a CDS encoding Sel1 repeat protein; its protein translation is MKKVLNFGLILAMGFILSGCWSWQKMVSFGFWQSDEEVRAERLELEKEKMMQNCEGGNSIDCNNLAVNFSNEKDFIKAKGYYEKACNAGLATACSNLGQIYEQGLVDEQKDIQKALKLYKLACDSGDGVGCYNEAMGLKSYIESENLKTHKIDRNKAEARVLKLLAKSCELEYAQSCFLLAKLSGNEAKADTLYKRACQLGKCVDKK
- a CDS encoding tRNA-2-methylthio-N(6)-dimethylallyladenosine synthase MiaB (catalyzes the formation of 2-methylthio-N6-(dimethylallyl)adenosine (ms(2)i(6)A) at position 37 in tRNAs that read codons beginning with uridine from N6-(dimethylallyl)adenosine (i(6)A)), with the protein product MSKKLFIQTLGCAMNVRDSEHIIAELSQKEDYSLTQNIDEADLILINTCSVREKPVHKLFSEVGAFEKAKKRGAKIGVCGCTASHLGSEIFKRAPYVDFVLGARNVSKITKAVNTPKFISTDINHDESEYAFGEFRGSPYKSHINISIGCDKKCTYCIVPHTRGDEISIPSSLILKEVEKAASTGAKEIFLLGQNVNNYGKRFSGMQENIDFSDLLVKISEIEGVERIRFTSPHPLHMDDKFLEIFTNNPKICKSMHMPLQSGNTKVLREMKRGYTKEWFLDRALRLRKMCPDVSISTDIIVAFPGESDSEFEDTMDVLEQVRFEQIFSFKYSPRPLTKAATFTNQIDDKTASARLTRLQNRHNEILDEIVAAQKDKIFDVYFEELRANGGVAGRSFNNFLVQVDGSEELLGTTQKVKITNPKRMVLYGELQI